The window GAAAAAAACATAAATTCTGCTGAGGTATTGGACATTTTACCTTCGGTAAAATCTGCACTCAAGTGGTTTGAAGAGCACCGTCTGCCGGAACTTATCTTCTCTGATATCCAACTTTCCGATGGCTTGTCTTTTGAAATATTCAGAAATACAGAAATCACCTGTCCGATTATATTTTGTACCGCTTATGATGAATATGCGATTGAGGCATTCAATACCAATGGCATTGATTACTTGTTAAAACCCATTGACGAAGATAAATTATCACTATCTATAGACAAATATGCTAAGCTAAAATCTTATTTTGAAGGGGAAGAAGCAAAGCAAAAGGAAGCGCTAATTAAGGTAGAGGAACAAATTTCCTATCCGGGTAAATCCACTATTCTGGTCTATTTTCAAGACAAAATTATCCCCATTAAAGTGGCAGATGTATTATTTTTCTATGCTAAAGCAGGGATTATTAAGGTGTATACTTCTGCTGGGAAAATGTATCACATTAACAAGACACTCGATGAGTTGAGCTCAGAATTGTCCTCCTATCAGTTCTTTAAAGCTAGTCGTCAGTTTATTATCAACCGAGAATGCATTCATTCCGTGGAACAGTACTTTGGGCGAAGGTTGTATGTCAAGGTAAATATAGAAACACCCGAAAAAATCCTTATCAGTAAAGTAAGTACTTCTATGTTTTTGAATTGGTTATCCTCCTAGAGGTCATTTCATTTCGCCATTTGTCCGGTTGAAGTAGTTTCTCCCTTTTGGAGCCTTTCCTACACATTACATTTGTTTTATCATTAACAAAATCAAATAAAAATGAAAAAGCAGATGATTAAATCGAAATTTAGAAAAAGCTCCATGGTATTTCTAGGTGCTATCTTAGGAGCAAGTGCAATTTTTACTTCATGTAATGAAGATGAAACACCTAGTTCTACTATAATCACAGAAGAAGATGCCTATGAGGTAATTGAAGGAACTTTGATCGCCTCTACTTATGGTTTAACCGAAACGGTAGAACAAGCTTCAACAACAGTTGCAGAAGAAGCCATCAATAGCAGGAAAGCCCCTATTGAATGTGATTCCTTATATGCCCTTTCGTTTTCTGCCAGTAAATCATTTCCTAATCGAAGCTATGACTATAATGTAGAAGGAAGCTATAAGTTAAATTGTAATAGCAACGGAGAATCTTCTAGTTTCGAGTTTGAAAATTATGTTACCGGAACCTATGATAGAACCAGGATGTCTAGTCAAGACAGCTTTGAAAGTGACTTGATTATTACAGGATTAGATCCATCTCAAACCAATTCGATCATTAATGGTTCTTACGAAAGAAAGGGAACGCAGCAATCTAAAGTGCGGAACGAAAGGAGCTTTTCATCTCAGGTTACTTACACATTGAAAGACTTGGCGATTGACAAATCTCTTCATGAAATTGAAGGGGGAACAGCTCAAATAAATGTTTTACTTACAGCCGAAGGAAAAAGTAAAACGTTTTCTGCCAACCTTACTTTCCACGGAGATAATACTGCCTCACTAGAAATTGGTGATAATACTTATACAATCGATTTAGACTAAAATATTTTGTTATGAGCAGAAATAGCATCATCATCTTATTTGTAGCTTTTTTAATGATGGGTAGCATTCACGCACAATCATTTAGGAGCATAGACATTTCAGAAAGCAGGGTTGAAAAAGCCACCTTGCTAATGAAAAAGAAATACGATTTAAACGTAGATCAATACAATGCTGTATTTGAAGTCAATAAAAATTTAGCTCAAAAAGTAAAACCAATACTATTGAGCGATAAAACAAAAATGCAAAAACTTTTGGCTATAAAGCCCTATGCTAAAGAAAGGGAAAAGGCATTGATGGATATTTTCAATGAAGAACAGCAAGCAACCTACCATACCGTTATAAAAGAGCGCAAAGCAATGTTAAAAGCATGGCTTGAAGATTGACAAAAGGATTTTGAGGTTCTTAGTAAAGACCTGATATAATCAGGTTATTTCTTACCTATTCATTAGATTACTAAAATAATATCAAAATGAAAAATTTACTTTTAAGCATGCTATTCCTCATGATTGTATGCTATACACAACAAGTGATGGCTCAGAACAGCGACATCAGCGACAGGGTTAAACAGATGACCGAAAAACAAACAGAACAACTTTCTCTAACCCCTGAGCAAGTACCCCATGTGGAAGCCGTTAACTTAGATTTTATCACCGGTATGCAACAGGCAAAAGATGGAAGCGGTTCTAAGATTTCTAAATTTAAATCATTTAAAAAGTTAGATGAAACCAGAACGAAATCCATGAAGGCCATCTTGACAGCCGAGCAGTTTAAAACATTCGAATCAGTCAAAAAAGAAAATAGAAAAGAATTAAAGACTCGGTATAATAAGTCCAAGTAATTCAGAATTAACGCAAAAGGTTTTAATGGAAGTCATTGAAACCTTTTGCCTCTATTTCAGACTAGCTCTTCTGATGCTAATAAGGTAAAACACTCCTATTATGAAAAAGTATAATTTATCATTCACACTATTTATTTTGCTGGGTTTGATTACAGCTACCCTCGACACATATGCACAAAAACAAATTCTGGTTAGGCGACCTGCAAAAGCAGTTGTTGTACCTAAGCTTCCTGAAAGGAAAATCATATATGTTAAACAGGCAATTCCTTATGGAAGGAACCTAATTGTTAAAACCATACCACGAACTAGAAAAATGTTAGTTTATAATGGTGTGACATTTTATTACCATAAGGGAATTTATTACAAGGCACACCCAAAGGGATATATTGCTGTAACACCTTTTATCTATTAAATT of the Cyclobacterium marinum DSM 745 genome contains:
- a CDS encoding LytR/AlgR family response regulator transcription factor, whose amino-acid sequence is MKILIIEDEAKAGKALKTMIEKNINSAEVLDILPSVKSALKWFEEHRLPELIFSDIQLSDGLSFEIFRNTEITCPIIFCTAYDEYAIEAFNTNGIDYLLKPIDEDKLSLSIDKYAKLKSYFEGEEAKQKEALIKVEEQISYPGKSTILVYFQDKIIPIKVADVLFFYAKAGIIKVYTSAGKMYHINKTLDELSSELSSYQFFKASRQFIINRECIHSVEQYFGRRLYVKVNIETPEKILISKVSTSMFLNWLSS